The following proteins are encoded in a genomic region of Methylovorus glucosotrophus:
- a CDS encoding multicopper oxidase family protein, translating to MVSRRDFLKGASLAGVAATAATVSKVAMAALPEIISVSDADTQAPHMPDTGRPYNPVVTLNGWTLPWRMRNGVKEFHLVAEPVVRELAPGMKAHLWGYNGQSPGPTIEVVEGDRVRIYVTNRLPEHTSMHWHGQRLPNGMDGVTGLTQPGIKPGKTFAYEFVAQRAGTFMYHPHADEMTQMAMGMMGFWVTHPKNPATMAVDRDFVFLINAYDIDPGAYTPRINTMLNFNLWTFNSRVFPGISPMVVNQGDRVRIRVGNLSMTNHPIHIHGHEFMVTGTDGGWVPPSARWPEVTTDIAVGQMRALEFKADAPGDWAFHCHKSHHTMNAMGHDVPTMLGVEQRDLKQQLQGLLPDYMAMGQHGMADMAEMQMPLPDNTLPMMSGQGQFGGVEMGGMFTTVKIRKGIAKHDYRDPGHYQHPAGTVAWEVENDLPPVERPADTDAHGGVEVQVRKPGDHMQH from the coding sequence ATGGTGTCTAGGCGTGATTTTCTTAAAGGGGCCAGTCTGGCCGGGGTAGCCGCTACCGCGGCCACGGTCAGCAAGGTCGCCATGGCGGCGTTGCCGGAGATCATCTCGGTGAGCGATGCCGACACCCAGGCGCCGCACATGCCGGATACTGGCCGTCCATATAACCCGGTCGTCACTCTCAATGGCTGGACCTTGCCGTGGCGCATGCGCAATGGCGTAAAGGAGTTTCATCTGGTGGCCGAGCCGGTAGTGCGCGAATTGGCGCCCGGCATGAAAGCGCATTTATGGGGCTACAACGGTCAGAGCCCCGGCCCAACCATAGAAGTGGTGGAAGGTGACCGCGTGCGCATTTACGTCACCAATCGCCTGCCCGAGCATACTTCCATGCACTGGCATGGCCAGCGCCTGCCCAATGGCATGGATGGCGTCACTGGCCTGACCCAGCCAGGCATCAAGCCCGGCAAGACTTTTGCCTATGAATTTGTCGCGCAGCGGGCGGGCACCTTTATGTATCACCCGCATGCCGATGAAATGACGCAGATGGCGATGGGCATGATGGGCTTCTGGGTCACGCATCCGAAAAACCCCGCCACCATGGCGGTGGACCGCGATTTTGTGTTCCTGATCAATGCCTACGATATTGACCCAGGTGCTTACACACCGCGCATCAACACCATGCTGAATTTCAATCTGTGGACGTTTAACAGCCGGGTGTTTCCGGGGATCAGCCCCATGGTGGTGAATCAGGGCGACCGCGTGCGCATCCGCGTCGGCAATCTCAGCATGACCAATCATCCCATTCATATTCATGGGCACGAGTTCATGGTGACGGGTACCGACGGCGGCTGGGTGCCACCCAGCGCGCGCTGGCCCGAAGTGACAACCGACATTGCAGTGGGCCAGATGCGGGCGCTGGAATTCAAGGCCGATGCACCGGGCGACTGGGCGTTTCATTGCCATAAAAGCCATCACACCATGAATGCCATGGGGCATGACGTGCCCACCATGCTGGGCGTGGAGCAGCGCGATTTGAAGCAGCAGTTGCAAGGCTTGTTGCCGGATTACATGGCCATGGGTCAGCACGGCATGGCGGATATGGCCGAGATGCAAATGCCGCTGCCTGACAACACCTTGCCGATGATGTCGGGCCAGGGCCAGTTTGGCGGGGTGGAGATGGGCGGCATGTTTACCACCGTCAAAATCCGCAAGGGCATCGCCAAACATGATTATCGCGACCCCGGCCATTACCAGCACCCCGCCGGTACCGTCGCCTGGGAAGTGGAAAACGATCTTCCGCCGGTTGAGCGCCCCGCGGACACCGACGCCCACGGTGGCGTTGAAGTACAGGTGCGCAAACCCGGCGACCACATGCAGCATTAA
- a CDS encoding heavy metal response regulator transcription factor, translated as MRILVVEDEHKTGEYLRKGLTEAGFVTDLIQDGLDGQHMALAEHYDLIVLDVMLPRASGWQIIAALREAGKHTPVLFLTARDLVEDRVKGLELGADDYLVKPFAFSELLARIRTLLRRGRTREADVLQVANLEIDVLRRRVQRDGKKIELTAKEFGLLELLVRRRGEVLSRSLIASQVWDMNFDSDTNVIEVAMRRLRAKIDDPFEPKLIHTVRGMGYVLDVPEAP; from the coding sequence ATGCGAATTCTTGTAGTCGAGGATGAACACAAAACCGGCGAGTATCTGCGCAAAGGCCTGACCGAGGCAGGCTTTGTCACGGACCTGATACAGGATGGTCTGGATGGGCAACATATGGCGCTGGCTGAACATTACGACCTGATCGTTCTGGATGTCATGCTGCCACGCGCCAGTGGCTGGCAGATCATCGCTGCCCTGCGTGAGGCGGGCAAGCATACCCCGGTGCTCTTTCTGACGGCACGTGACCTGGTGGAAGACCGCGTGAAAGGCCTGGAACTGGGCGCGGATGACTACCTGGTCAAACCGTTTGCCTTTTCCGAATTGCTGGCCCGTATACGCACGCTGCTGCGGCGCGGCAGAACGCGCGAAGCCGATGTGCTGCAAGTTGCCAATCTGGAAATCGATGTGCTACGGCGGCGCGTGCAGCGCGATGGCAAGAAAATCGAGCTCACGGCCAAGGAGTTTGGACTGCTGGAATTGCTGGTGCGTCGGCGTGGTGAGGTGTTGTCGCGCTCGCTGATTGCCTCGCAGGTGTGGGACATGAATTTTGATAGCGACACCAATGTCATTGAAGTGGCCATGCGCCGCCTGCGCGCCAAGATTGATGATCCGTTCGAGCCCAAGCTGATTCACACCGTGCGCGGCATGGGCTATGTACTGGATGTGCCCGAGGCACCATGA
- a CDS encoding YfiR family protein has translation MSQISHAAASDDIARGKQVAQIVYGIVSYTRWPAPFPELQLCITGDTRYADALMAGTPNPMHPRITVRQLALHTPEAVAQCQIAYLGTMENGERESLLAQLIGQPVLIISEPPPSCSAGGMFCLLFREDNVYFEVNLDTIARSGLRVHPNVLQLGKRKASP, from the coding sequence ATGAGCCAGATCAGCCACGCCGCCGCCAGCGATGACATTGCGCGCGGCAAACAGGTGGCGCAAATTGTGTACGGTATCGTCAGCTATACGCGCTGGCCGGCGCCTTTTCCTGAACTTCAGCTCTGCATCACCGGCGACACGCGGTATGCCGATGCCTTGATGGCCGGTACGCCCAACCCCATGCATCCCCGTATTACGGTACGCCAGCTGGCCCTGCATACCCCCGAAGCGGTTGCCCAGTGCCAGATTGCCTACCTTGGCACCATGGAAAATGGCGAACGTGAATCGCTGCTGGCCCAGCTCATCGGTCAGCCCGTGCTCATCATCAGCGAGCCTCCGCCTTCGTGCAGCGCCGGGGGCATGTTCTGCCTCTTGTTCCGTGAAGACAATGTCTACTTCGAGGTCAATCTTGATACGATCGCGCGCAGCGGTTTGCGTGTGCATCCCAATGTACTGCAGCTAGGAAAGCGCAAGGCTTCGCCATGA
- a CDS encoding putative bifunctional diguanylate cyclase/phosphodiesterase, with protein MPHLNSLPMPLRFLFKLLRHELPPYAQEPHNLRVRMLLAIGGWSLIMLCGMWGAYYLCHGKWVLMASHAILIALGIYTLILINAGRERLVAISMAHGLLVMLCVICWLDVPTQDVPRSVHMYFLPVAAGASLIFRKENLYLRLVLPFTLLACCLIFASSHIGIVKPELIADQEIRLLGAWINNLAALAILGVALIVMQTDISTRHSLYADMRAALAQGQFRLHYQPQVDAVGNIFGAEALLRWQHPVRGMIPPGVFIAAAEETGLIQPIGTWVLKEACAQLVKWSKDPNMAHLSISVNVSASQLRQPDFVQEVIEIVMRSGATPAQLKLELTESMLAKDVDTTIQKMKALRAFGISWSLDDFGTGYSSLNYLKHLPFEQLKIDQSFVRDLLTNESDKAIVETLVVLSKNLNMMLIAEGVETTEQLNYLLNKGCMKYQGYLFSRPLSIEAFEAFMPVFHESKAYMQLKAQLTLI; from the coding sequence ATGCCCCATCTGAATAGCCTGCCGATGCCATTACGGTTCTTGTTCAAGTTATTGCGACATGAGCTTCCACCCTATGCGCAGGAACCGCACAACCTGCGGGTAAGAATGTTGCTGGCGATTGGCGGATGGTCGCTGATCATGCTCTGCGGCATGTGGGGCGCCTATTATCTGTGTCATGGCAAATGGGTGTTGATGGCGTCCCATGCCATTCTGATTGCCCTGGGGATCTACACCCTCATTCTCATCAACGCCGGGCGCGAGCGCTTGGTGGCGATCAGCATGGCGCATGGGTTGCTGGTAATGCTTTGCGTGATCTGCTGGCTGGATGTGCCAACGCAGGATGTCCCCCGCTCGGTTCATATGTATTTTCTGCCGGTGGCGGCGGGCGCCTCGCTGATATTTCGCAAGGAAAATCTCTATCTGCGTCTGGTGCTGCCATTTACCTTGCTGGCGTGCTGCCTGATTTTTGCGAGCTCTCATATCGGCATCGTCAAACCCGAGCTGATCGCCGATCAGGAGATTCGCCTGCTGGGAGCATGGATTAACAACCTGGCTGCACTCGCGATTCTGGGTGTGGCGCTGATTGTCATGCAAACCGACATTTCCACGCGTCATTCGCTGTATGCCGATATGCGTGCGGCGCTGGCGCAAGGCCAGTTCCGCCTGCATTATCAGCCGCAGGTGGATGCCGTAGGCAATATTTTCGGGGCGGAAGCCCTGCTACGCTGGCAACATCCCGTGCGCGGGATGATTCCCCCGGGCGTCTTTATCGCCGCAGCCGAAGAAACCGGCCTGATCCAGCCTATTGGCACATGGGTGCTGAAAGAAGCGTGTGCCCAACTGGTTAAGTGGTCTAAAGACCCCAACATGGCGCATCTCAGCATCTCGGTGAATGTCAGCGCATCGCAGCTCAGGCAGCCCGACTTCGTGCAGGAAGTCATCGAGATCGTGATGCGCAGCGGCGCCACGCCAGCGCAGCTAAAACTCGAACTCACCGAAAGCATGCTGGCGAAGGATGTCGACACCACCATCCAGAAGATGAAAGCCCTGCGTGCCTTCGGCATCAGCTGGTCACTGGATGACTTTGGCACTGGCTACTCCTCACTCAACTACCTGAAGCACCTGCCATTTGAACAGTTGAAAATAGACCAATCGTTTGTGCGCGACCTGCTGACCAACGAAAGCGACAAAGCGATTGTGGAAACCCTGGTCGTACTCAGCAAAAACCTCAACATGATGCTGATTGCAGAAGGCGTGGAAACCACCGAGCAGCTGAACTACCTTCTGAATAAAGGCTGCATGAAATACCAGGGCTATCTCTTCAGCCGGCCGTTGTCGATTGAAGCGTTTGAAGCCTTCATGCCCGTTTTTCATGAATCCAAGGCCTACATGCAGCTCAAGGCTCAACTGACACTGATTTAG
- the groL gene encoding chaperonin GroEL (60 kDa chaperone family; promotes refolding of misfolded polypeptides especially under stressful conditions; forms two stacked rings of heptamers to form a barrel-shaped 14mer; ends can be capped by GroES; misfolded proteins enter the barrel where they are refolded when GroES binds): protein MAAKQVIFGDEARAKIVNGVNILANAVKVTLGPKGRNVVLERSFGAPTVTKDGVSVAKEIELKDKLENMGAQLVKEVASKTSDNAGDGTTTATVLAQAIVREGFKYVAAGFNPADLKRGIDKAVVAIVEEIKAISKPTTTSKEIAQVGSISANSDADIGQIIADAMDKVGKEGVITVEDGSGLENELDVVEGMQFDRGYLSPYFINNPERQIALLENPFVLLHDKKISNIRDLLPALEQVAKSGRPLLIIAEDIEGEALATLVVNNIRGILKTVAVKAPGFGDRRKAMLEDIAILTGGTVIAEEVGLKLESVTLNDLGQAKRIEVGKENTTIIDGAGVEDTIKSRIDQIKKQIEDATSDYDREKLQERVAKLAGGVAVIKVGAATEIEMKEKKARVEDALHATRAAVEEGIVAGGGVALLRARAAIKELKGDNADQDAGIKIVLRAIEEPLRQIVANAGDEPSVVVNKVLEGKGNYGYNAANGTYGDLVELGVLDPAKVTRSALQNAASVASLILTTDALVAELPKEDAPAMGGGDMGGMGGMGGMM from the coding sequence ATGGCTGCAAAACAAGTAATTTTTGGCGATGAGGCACGTGCCAAAATCGTTAACGGTGTGAACATTCTGGCAAATGCCGTTAAGGTAACGCTGGGTCCTAAAGGCCGTAACGTGGTGCTGGAGCGCTCTTTCGGAGCCCCTACCGTGACCAAGGACGGTGTATCCGTTGCCAAGGAAATCGAGCTCAAAGACAAGCTGGAAAACATGGGCGCACAACTGGTGAAGGAAGTGGCTTCCAAGACTTCCGACAACGCTGGTGACGGCACCACGACTGCTACCGTACTGGCTCAAGCCATCGTACGTGAAGGCTTCAAATATGTAGCTGCCGGTTTCAACCCAGCTGACCTGAAGCGCGGTATCGACAAGGCTGTTGTGGCGATCGTGGAAGAAATCAAGGCGATCTCCAAGCCAACCACCACCAGCAAGGAAATTGCTCAAGTGGGTTCCATCTCCGCCAACTCCGATGCTGACATCGGTCAGATCATTGCGGATGCCATGGACAAGGTAGGCAAAGAAGGCGTGATCACCGTGGAAGACGGTTCCGGCCTGGAAAACGAGCTGGACGTGGTGGAAGGCATGCAGTTTGACCGCGGTTACCTGTCTCCTTACTTCATCAACAACCCAGAGCGTCAAATCGCCCTGCTGGAAAATCCATTCGTGCTGCTGCACGACAAGAAGATCTCCAACATTCGTGACCTGCTGCCAGCCCTGGAGCAAGTAGCGAAGTCTGGCCGTCCTCTGCTGATCATTGCTGAAGACATCGAAGGCGAAGCCCTGGCTACCCTGGTAGTGAACAACATCCGCGGCATCCTGAAGACTGTGGCTGTCAAGGCTCCAGGCTTTGGTGACCGTCGCAAGGCCATGCTGGAAGATATCGCCATCCTGACCGGCGGTACCGTGATTGCTGAAGAAGTGGGCCTGAAGCTGGAAAGCGTAACCCTGAACGACCTGGGCCAAGCCAAGCGCATTGAAGTGGGCAAAGAAAACACCACCATCATCGACGGTGCTGGCGTTGAAGACACCATCAAGAGCCGTATTGACCAGATCAAAAAGCAAATCGAAGACGCTACCAGCGACTACGACCGTGAAAAACTGCAAGAGCGCGTAGCCAAGCTGGCTGGCGGTGTTGCTGTGATCAAGGTTGGCGCGGCTACCGAAATCGAAATGAAGGAAAAGAAAGCACGTGTGGAAGATGCATTGCACGCTACCCGCGCTGCTGTTGAAGAAGGTATCGTGGCTGGCGGCGGCGTGGCTCTGCTGCGTGCTCGCGCTGCCATCAAGGAACTGAAGGGCGACAACGCTGATCAGGACGCTGGTATCAAGATCGTGCTGCGCGCGATTGAAGAGCCTCTGCGCCAGATCGTGGCTAACGCTGGTGACGAACCATCTGTTGTGGTTAACAAGGTTCTGGAAGGCAAGGGTAACTATGGTTACAACGCTGCCAACGGCACTTACGGTGACCTGGTTGAACTGGGCGTTCTGGACCCAGCCAAGGTAACCCGTTCCGCACTGCAAAATGCAGCTTCTGTTGCATCCCTGATTCTGACAACCGACGCACTGGTTGCAGAACTGCCTAAGGAAGACGCGCCTGCGATGGGCGGCGGCGACATGGGCGGTATGGGTGGCATGGGCGGCATGATGTAA
- a CDS encoding diguanylate cyclase domain-containing protein, with product MTTPRSPLPRLDQVLRRAHLSVALIAVISSGLALTLAGMYALQAYATQNMQLVARSLSYTVEAAVLFNDELAVQEALDKVGKREDVAEIRVIGRHGIPLANWKRPETGAFFHLESWLANIVMPEPYYYPVTHDNMTIGRIRLVPHSRLLLEYMVTGISCVFACMAFSTLLALALSRRMHAGISGPLNILADTAHRVRQYRSFGLRAPAANIAELNQLNQDFNALMDELATWQRHVKREHDTLAYRANHDSLTGLCNRSLLESELEHAVRDARFHSNAVALMFMDGDHFKEINDTYGHAAGDEVLKIMALRISGQLRESDIVARLGGDEFAALLKPIKHAEDAVHIAEKIAHQMQSPITLPNGELITCSVTIGIALYPDHARTAQELLAAADEAMYRAKDQERGSWAIGL from the coding sequence ATGACCACGCCTCGCTCACCACTCCCAAGGCTGGATCAGGTTCTGCGGCGCGCGCACCTGAGCGTGGCGCTGATTGCCGTCATTTCCTCCGGGCTTGCGCTCACCCTCGCTGGCATGTATGCCTTGCAGGCGTATGCCACGCAAAACATGCAGCTGGTAGCGCGCTCGCTGAGTTATACGGTGGAAGCGGCTGTGCTGTTCAACGATGAGTTGGCGGTGCAAGAGGCCCTGGATAAGGTAGGCAAGCGCGAGGATGTGGCCGAGATCCGCGTCATCGGCCGCCATGGCATCCCATTGGCCAATTGGAAACGCCCTGAGACAGGTGCCTTCTTCCACCTGGAAAGCTGGCTGGCCAACATCGTCATGCCCGAGCCCTACTACTACCCGGTCACGCACGACAATATGACCATAGGCCGTATCCGTCTGGTACCTCACAGCCGCCTGCTGCTGGAATACATGGTCACCGGGATCAGCTGCGTCTTTGCCTGCATGGCCTTCAGTACCTTGCTGGCATTGGCGCTCTCCCGCCGCATGCATGCTGGCATTTCCGGGCCCTTGAATATCCTGGCCGATACCGCCCACCGCGTGCGCCAATATCGCAGCTTCGGCTTGCGCGCCCCTGCTGCCAATATCGCCGAGCTCAATCAACTCAATCAGGACTTCAATGCCCTGATGGATGAACTTGCCACCTGGCAACGCCATGTGAAACGTGAACACGACACCCTGGCCTATCGCGCCAACCATGACAGCCTGACCGGCCTGTGCAATCGCAGCCTGCTCGAATCCGAACTGGAGCACGCCGTGCGTGATGCCAGATTCCACAGCAACGCGGTGGCGTTGATGTTCATGGACGGCGATCACTTCAAGGAAATCAACGACACCTATGGACACGCGGCTGGCGATGAGGTGCTGAAAATCATGGCGCTGCGCATCAGTGGCCAGTTACGTGAGAGCGATATTGTGGCCCGTCTGGGTGGGGATGAGTTTGCGGCGCTGCTCAAACCCATCAAGCATGCCGAAGATGCGGTGCATATTGCCGAGAAAATTGCCCATCAGATGCAATCCCCCATCACGCTACCCAACGGGGAGCTGATCACCTGCTCGGTGACCATCGGGATTGCCCTCTACCCCGACCACGCGCGTACCGCACAGGAGTTGCTCGCGGCGGCAGACGAAGCCATGTATCGGGCCAAGGACCAGGAGCGCGGCAGTTGGGCCATCGGTTTGTAA
- a CDS encoding TolC family protein, which translates to MICMAYARLLLPLVLVSLLPGCATFSRDGGFDQVASTVKAKTGKEIRWVKSEDERHALDARIAQLLQQPISVDDAVQIALLNNRGLQASYAELGISEADLVQAGRLPNPRFSMLRASRDGEYKIEQALTFNIFSLVTMPKATAIERRRFEQTQRQVSLEVLRLATATRKAYFSALAAAQSERYMQQVMRAAETSATLAQRMKKAGNWSTLDEAREQGFYADATLGASRARQASLQATEQLTRLMGLDHTHYTLPERMPDLPAHAEDPANLEQTALQQRMDVQMMKLQTEALAGQLGLTKTTRFINVLELGPARVLEGRRSDPYKNGVEISLEIPLFDWGSTRVARAESTYMQAVNQLAQVAVEARSEVREGYGRYRASYDIARQYRDSVVPIRQKIAEENQLRYNGMLVSVFDLLADARAQIASVNSYIEALRDFWLSQSDMEMALIGKPDFSTPASALTAQ; encoded by the coding sequence ATGATATGCATGGCATATGCGCGGCTGTTGCTGCCACTGGTGCTTGTCAGCCTGTTGCCCGGCTGCGCCACGTTTTCGCGGGATGGCGGATTTGATCAGGTGGCTTCCACGGTGAAAGCCAAAACCGGTAAGGAGATACGCTGGGTCAAGTCTGAAGACGAGCGTCACGCTCTGGATGCGCGTATCGCGCAACTGTTGCAGCAGCCCATCAGCGTGGACGATGCCGTGCAGATTGCCTTGCTGAATAACCGTGGCCTGCAGGCATCGTATGCCGAGCTGGGTATTTCAGAGGCTGATCTGGTGCAGGCCGGGCGCTTGCCCAATCCGCGCTTTTCCATGCTGCGCGCCAGCCGCGACGGCGAATACAAGATCGAACAGGCGCTGACCTTCAATATTTTTTCGCTGGTGACCATGCCCAAGGCCACCGCCATCGAGCGCCGCCGCTTTGAGCAAACCCAGCGTCAGGTCTCGCTGGAGGTATTGCGACTGGCGACTGCTACCCGCAAAGCGTATTTCAGCGCGCTGGCTGCCGCGCAATCCGAACGCTACATGCAGCAGGTAATGCGGGCGGCCGAGACCAGTGCCACGCTGGCGCAGCGCATGAAGAAGGCAGGCAACTGGAGCACACTGGATGAGGCGCGTGAGCAAGGTTTTTATGCCGATGCCACCTTAGGCGCAAGCCGTGCCCGCCAGGCCAGCTTGCAGGCTACCGAGCAGCTCACCCGCTTGATGGGCCTGGATCACACGCACTACACTTTGCCCGAGCGCATGCCGGATTTGCCCGCGCATGCAGAAGACCCGGCCAATCTGGAGCAGACCGCTTTGCAGCAGCGCATGGATGTGCAGATGATGAAGCTGCAAACCGAAGCTCTGGCCGGGCAATTGGGCCTCACCAAAACCACGCGCTTCATCAATGTGCTGGAGCTGGGCCCTGCCCGCGTGCTGGAAGGACGACGCTCGGACCCCTACAAAAATGGCGTGGAGATTTCGTTGGAGATTCCCTTGTTTGACTGGGGCAGCACCCGCGTAGCGAGGGCGGAATCCACCTATATGCAGGCCGTGAACCAACTGGCGCAAGTGGCGGTGGAAGCCAGATCAGAAGTGCGCGAGGGCTATGGGCGTTACCGCGCCAGTTACGATATTGCCCGGCAGTATCGCGATAGTGTGGTGCCTATCCGTCAGAAAATCGCCGAAGAAAACCAGCTGCGCTATAACGGCATGCTGGTCAGCGTGTTTGATTTGCTGGCAGATGCACGGGCGCAGATTGCCAGTGTGAACAGCTACATCGAGGCCTTGCGTGATTTCTGGCTGTCGCAAAGCGATATGGAAATGGCCTTGATCGGCAAGCCGGATTTTTCTACGCCAGCTTCGGCGCTGACTGCCCAATAA
- the groES gene encoding co-chaperone GroES — translation MAIRPLHDRVIVKRLEEERKTASGIVIPDTAAEKPDQGEVIAVGPGKKDDSGKAIALDVKVGDKVLFGKYAGQAVKVNGEEVLVLREEDILGVVEA, via the coding sequence ATGGCAATTCGTCCATTGCATGACCGCGTGATTGTTAAGCGCTTGGAAGAAGAACGTAAAACAGCATCCGGCATCGTCATTCCAGATACTGCTGCTGAGAAGCCCGATCAAGGCGAAGTGATCGCTGTTGGTCCTGGCAAGAAAGATGACAGCGGCAAGGCTATCGCTCTGGATGTGAAAGTGGGCGACAAGGTGTTGTTCGGCAAGTATGCAGGCCAGGCTGTGAAGGTTAATGGCGAAGAAGTGCTGGTACTGCGTGAGGAAGACATTCTGGGCGTTGTTGAAGCTTAA
- a CDS encoding heavy metal sensor histidine kinase yields MNMHTSIITRITLIFAALSTVVMIAIGAIASYAVDSHFAEEDLIEIEGKLELIHHALNSAPEKEEQPLPQRLNDALIGHHALSVMVYRPDKQLVYRSMEASFPAELLLPHPAPYAPHSAHLQRWQQNGHAYRGLVVQFPASAQRPSLNVAIAVDIGHHDHFIHHFQRSLWLYLTTGILFLVAVGWIAARRGLRPIRDFVRMAGNISASRLGERIDVTSLPRELVELGVSFNAMLQRLQESFLRLSEFSSDIAHELRTPVSNLMTQSHVALSQARSAGEYQEILYSNIEEYERLSRMIADMLFLAKADNGLLVPHRETMDLGVEIDAVIEFYEALAAEKQLLVSRHGTATLAGDRLMIRRAFSNLLSNAVRYTPVGQTITITIHYDDSHWITVWVDNAGEPVPEDALARLFDRFYRVDPSRQRESEGTGLGLAITKSIIEAHGGSIRALYQDHTMRFELRLPRAEISQFT; encoded by the coding sequence ATGAACATGCACACCTCCATCATCACACGCATCACCCTGATTTTTGCGGCACTCTCCACGGTGGTCATGATCGCCATCGGGGCGATTGCCAGCTACGCGGTCGATAGCCACTTTGCCGAAGAAGATCTGATCGAAATAGAAGGCAAGCTTGAACTCATCCATCATGCATTGAATTCCGCGCCTGAAAAGGAAGAGCAACCTCTGCCACAGCGTCTGAACGACGCGCTGATCGGGCATCACGCCCTTTCTGTCATGGTGTATCGCCCGGACAAGCAGCTGGTTTACCGCTCCATGGAGGCCAGCTTCCCTGCGGAGTTACTACTTCCGCATCCAGCGCCTTACGCTCCACACAGTGCACACCTGCAGCGCTGGCAGCAAAACGGGCACGCCTATCGCGGGCTGGTGGTGCAGTTTCCGGCAAGCGCACAGCGACCCTCCTTGAATGTCGCGATTGCGGTAGATATTGGCCACCATGACCATTTCATCCATCACTTTCAGCGCTCCTTGTGGCTTTATCTCACCACCGGCATTCTGTTTCTGGTGGCGGTCGGCTGGATCGCCGCCCGCCGTGGCCTGCGGCCGATTCGCGACTTTGTGCGCATGGCGGGCAATATCTCGGCGAGCCGCCTGGGCGAAAGAATCGATGTCACCTCCCTACCGCGTGAGCTGGTCGAGCTGGGGGTGTCGTTCAACGCCATGCTGCAGCGTCTGCAGGAATCCTTTCTCCGGCTCTCCGAGTTTTCATCCGATATTGCCCATGAGCTCCGCACGCCGGTCAGCAACCTCATGACGCAAAGTCATGTGGCGCTCTCCCAAGCTCGCTCGGCGGGCGAATATCAGGAGATTCTCTATTCCAATATTGAAGAGTATGAACGGCTCTCGCGCATGATTGCCGACATGCTGTTTCTAGCCAAGGCAGACAATGGCTTGCTAGTGCCGCACCGCGAAACCATGGATCTGGGCGTGGAAATCGATGCCGTCATTGAGTTTTACGAAGCGCTCGCGGCTGAAAAACAGCTGTTGGTCAGCCGCCATGGCACCGCCACCCTGGCCGGAGACCGCCTGATGATACGCCGCGCTTTCAGCAATCTGCTCTCCAACGCCGTGCGCTACACCCCGGTGGGGCAGACCATCACGATCACCATCCACTATGACGATAGCCATTGGATCACGGTCTGGGTGGACAATGCCGGCGAGCCTGTTCCTGAAGATGCCTTGGCGCGGCTATTTGACCGCTTTTATCGGGTGGACCCATCGCGCCAGCGCGAGAGCGAAGGCACAGGCTTGGGACTTGCCATTACCAAGTCCATTATCGAAGCGCATGGTGGCAGCATTCGTGCGCTTTACCAGGATCACACCATGCGGTTCGAGCTCAGGTTGCCCAGGGCTGAAATATCGCAATTCACGTAA
- a CDS encoding copper-binding protein — MSKPGIRVLWTFNLIGMMALPLTVFAHEGMTHDATATAAADADISTTQGEVRKINLEQGTITLRHGDIKNLGMPGMTMVFVAQDKAMLNGLAEGDPVVFRAERLNGVLMVIAIQKQGAASSSSNPAP; from the coding sequence ATGAGCAAACCCGGTATTCGTGTTTTATGGACTTTTAACCTGATCGGCATGATGGCCTTGCCGCTAACGGTATTCGCGCATGAAGGAATGACGCATGACGCCACGGCGACTGCTGCTGCAGATGCCGACATCAGCACCACCCAGGGCGAAGTGCGTAAGATCAATCTGGAGCAAGGCACCATCACGCTACGCCATGGCGATATCAAAAACCTGGGGATGCCGGGCATGACCATGGTGTTTGTCGCGCAGGATAAAGCAATGCTGAACGGCTTGGCAGAGGGCGACCCGGTGGTGTTTCGCGCTGAGCGGCTGAATGGGGTGCTGATGGTGATTGCCATCCAGAAACAGGGGGCGGCCAGTTCATCGTCAAATCCGGCGCCCTGA